The genomic DNA TCACCAGGAAGTCGCGGCTGATGCCCCCTCCCAGGTCGTTGACCCGGTCAAGGAACTGCGTGAGGAACGCGTGCAGCCCTGTCGACAGGATTTCGTCGATGCGGCCATATTGCAGGTCGGCCAGCAGGCGGCCCGCGCGGCGCTGCGTTTCAGCCGACTGCTGATTGGCCACGACGCCCAGGTTGTCCACCACTTCGCGCAGGCAGGCGTGCAGCGAGCGGGGCATGTCGCGGCGCAGGATCAGCAGGTCGGCCACGCGGCCGGGGGTGATCACGTCGCGGTAGACCTTGCGGTAGACCTCGAAGGCCGAGACGCTGCGCAGGATGGCGCTCCAATGGTAGAAGTCGTTCTCCTGGTTGCGCTCGCTGGCCCGGCCGAAGAAGTCGTTCTTCACCGCATGGAACTTCACGTCCAGCAGGCGCGCGGTGTTGTCCGCCCGCTCCAGGAAGGTGCCCATGCGCAGGAAATGAAAAGCCTCGTCCTGCAGCATGGTGCCCAGCACCACGCCGCGCGACAGGTGCGAGCGGTACTTCACCCATTCGAAGAACTGCCCCGGATCCCGTTCGAAGGCGCTGCCTTCGAGCTGGCGGTGCAGTTCCAGCCAGGTCTGGTTCTGTGTCTCCCACACCTCGGTGGTGAGGGCGCCACGCACGGCCCGCGCATTTTCGCGGGCGGCACGCAGGCACGAGAGGATGGACGAGGGGTTGTCGCCGTCGCGCACCATGAACTCGAGCACGCGCTGCGGCGTGACCTTGCCATGCTTGGCGGCATAGGCCGGGATCAGCTCGCTGATGGACAGCAGCCCTTCCCAGCCTTCCTGCGCCATGTCGGCGGACTGGGGCAGCAGCGAGGTTTCGTAGCTCACGTTGAGCATGCGGGCGGTGTTTTCCGCCCTTTCGGTGTACCTGGACATCCAGAACAGATGGTCGGCGGTGCGGCTCAGCATTTCAGAATCCTCCCTGTGATTGCGTCATGCCGCCCATGGATTGCGACTGCAGCGCCGGCGCGGCGGTGTGCTCCCCCAGCACCCAGGTGTCCTTTGTCCCGCCGCCCTGCGAGGAATTCACCACCAGCGAACCCTCCTGCAGCGCGACGCGCGTGAGCCCCCCCGCCACCATCTGCACCTCGCGGCCGCTGAGCACGAAGGGGCGCAGGTCGATGTGGCGCGGCGCGATGCCGCTCTCCACGTAGGTGGGGCAGCTGGACAGGCTGAGCGTGGGCTGCGCGATGTAGCCTGCCGGGTTGGCCAGCAGCGCGCGGCGGAAGTCCTCGATCTCGGCCTGCGTGGCCGCCGGGCCGATGAGCATGCCGTAGCCGCCCGCGCCGTGCACTTCCTTGACCACCAGGTCCTTCAGGTTCGCCAGCACGTGCTGCAGGTCGTCCTGCTTGCGGCACATCCAGGTGGGCACATTCTTCAGGATGGGCTCCTGGCCCAGGTAGAAGCGGATCATCTCGGGCACGTAGGGGTAGACCGACTTGTCGTCGGCCACGCCCGTGCCCACCGCATTGCAGATGCCGACATTGCCGGCGCGGTACGCCTCCATGAGGCCGTGGCAGCCCAACGTGGAGTTGCGGCGGAACACCTGCGGGTCGAGGAAGTCGTCGTCCACGCGGCGGTAGATCACGTCCACCCGCTGCAGGCCGCGCGTGGTGCGCATGTAGACGAACTTGTCCTTGACCACGAGGTCCTGCCCTTCGACCAGCTCCACGCCCATCTGCTGGGCCAGGAAGGCATGCTCGAAGTACGCGCTGTTGTGCATGCCGGGTGTCAGGACCACCACCGTGGGCTCGTCGGCCGTGGCGGGCGCGCTGGCGCGCAGGGTCTCCAGCAGCATGTCGGGGTAATGCGCCACCGGCGCCACCTTGTGCAGGCTGAACAGCTCGGGGAAGAGCCGCATCATCATCTTGCGGTTCTCGAGCATGTAGCTCACGCCGCTGGGCACGCGCAGGTTGTCCTCCAGCACGTAGTACTCGCCCTCGCCCTGTGCATTGGGGGCGCGCACGATATCGATGCCGGCGATGTGCGCGTAGATGTTCTTGGGCACCTGCACGCCGGCCATCTCCGGCCGGTACTGGGCATTGTTGAGGATGAGATCGGCGGGCACGATGCCGGCGCGGATGATGTCCTGGCCGTGGTACACGTCGTGGATGAAGCGGTTGAGGGCCGTGACCCGCTGCACCAGCCCCTGCTGCATGCTGCTCCACTCGTGGGCCGGGATGATGCGGGGAATCAGGTCGAACGGGATCAGCCGCTCGTTGCCCGCCCCGCCCTCATCCTTGGCGCCGTAGACGGCAAAGGTGATGCCCACGCGCCGGAAGATCATCTCGGCCTCGGCCCGGCGGGCCTGCATCACGTCAGGGGGCTGTTTGTTCAACCACTGCGCATAGCGCTTGTAGTGTTCCCGCACATCGCTGCCATCGAAAGGCAGCATGGCGTACATCTCGTCAAATTTCTGCATGAACTGGCCTCCTGCTGTCAGGATAGCAAGTTGTACGCCCGCACTCCCCGAACCAGCTCAAAATCTTTCCGGGGCCCCGTGCATCGGCAGGCCGTTGGGCCCGCCGCGCCCGCAGATCACTCCGGCCACGGTGCCATGCGATGCTGCCAGTACCGCGCGCCGACGTCGCGTTCACACGCCACCCGCGCGGATTTCGCCGACGACCACGCGGCAGCCCCGCAGCGGGACGACTCCACCACGCGGATCCCCCGCTCCCGGTAGCGCTGCAGCACCTCGGCCGCAGGGTGGCCAAAGCGGTTGCGGTAGCCCGCCTGCACCAAAGCAGTGCGCGGTGCCACGGCCTCCAGAAACGCCGGCGAGGACGAGGTCTTGCTCCCGTGGTGGGGCACGAGCAGCACGTCGGCCTGCACCGCGGCGCCCCGCGCCAGCAGGGCCTGCTCCTGGGCGGCCTCAATGTCACCGGCCAGCAGCGCGACGGAGCCCGTTCC from Acidovorax sp. A79 includes the following:
- a CDS encoding alpha-E domain-containing protein — translated: MLSRTADHLFWMSRYTERAENTARMLNVSYETSLLPQSADMAQEGWEGLLSISELIPAYAAKHGKVTPQRVLEFMVRDGDNPSSILSCLRAARENARAVRGALTTEVWETQNQTWLELHRQLEGSAFERDPGQFFEWVKYRSHLSRGVVLGTMLQDEAFHFLRMGTFLERADNTARLLDVKFHAVKNDFFGRASERNQENDFYHWSAILRSVSAFEVYRKVYRDVITPGRVADLLILRRDMPRSLHACLREVVDNLGVVANQQSAETQRRAGRLLADLQYGRIDEILSTGLHAFLTQFLDRVNDLGGGISRDFLVTTGD
- a CDS encoding circularly permuted type 2 ATP-grasp protein, with the translated sequence MQKFDEMYAMLPFDGSDVREHYKRYAQWLNKQPPDVMQARRAEAEMIFRRVGITFAVYGAKDEGGAGNERLIPFDLIPRIIPAHEWSSMQQGLVQRVTALNRFIHDVYHGQDIIRAGIVPADLILNNAQYRPEMAGVQVPKNIYAHIAGIDIVRAPNAQGEGEYYVLEDNLRVPSGVSYMLENRKMMMRLFPELFSLHKVAPVAHYPDMLLETLRASAPATADEPTVVVLTPGMHNSAYFEHAFLAQQMGVELVEGQDLVVKDKFVYMRTTRGLQRVDVIYRRVDDDFLDPQVFRRNSTLGCHGLMEAYRAGNVGICNAVGTGVADDKSVYPYVPEMIRFYLGQEPILKNVPTWMCRKQDDLQHVLANLKDLVVKEVHGAGGYGMLIGPAATQAEIEDFRRALLANPAGYIAQPTLSLSSCPTYVESGIAPRHIDLRPFVLSGREVQMVAGGLTRVALQEGSLVVNSSQGGGTKDTWVLGEHTAAPALQSQSMGGMTQSQGGF